The sequence below is a genomic window from Bacteroidota bacterium.
TGGACTGCCATAGTTGGTACTTTTTGGAATGTATTGATGGCAGCTGGAGCTTTATTTATTGGTTTAATTGGCAGAGCATATTTTCAGGATGTTAGCGCACTACCAGATTCTGATGTTGAAAATGTGTATATTCTTCTGGCAAACGAAATTCTTAACCCAATTTTTGTTGGATTAATTCTGGCATCAATTTTTGCTGCAATTATGTCCACAGCCGATTCTCAACTATTGGTTGCCGCTTCTGGAATAGTTAGAGATATTTATCAGAAAATTTTGTATAAAGACCAAGAAATATCTCAAAAAAAACTTGCATTATTGAGCAGAATAGTGGTTTCATTACTTGTGATAGTTGCAGTAATTATAGGTCTTCTGAATGAAGATTTGGTTTTTTGGTTTGTACTGTTTGCTTGGGCAGGTCTTGGAGCAGCCATCGGACCAACTTCAATTTTAGCACTTTTTTGGAAAAAGACTTCTAAAGTTGGTGTTGTTGCCGGTCTTTTATCAGGAACTATTTCCGTTTTTGTATGGAAAAATATTGAATTTCTGAAAGAAATTATGTATGAATTAGTTCCAGCTTTTTTTATTGCGTTGATTTTTACAATAGTTTTTAGCCTCCTTTTTCAAGATAAAGAAATAGATAAATCCAAATGAGACTCTTTTAGCATTAAAATCTCATTTCAACCTACTGATTATGATAAGGTTCTCCTTTAATAATGGTAAGTGCTCTATAAAGTTGTTCAACAAAAAGTAGTCGAATAAATTGGTGTGAGAATGTCATTTTCGACATTGAGATTTTATCATTCGCTCTATCATAAATTTCTTTTGAAAAGCCAAAAGCCCCGCCAACAACGAAAACTACATTTTTGTTTTGGCTAACAGTTTTATTTTCAACGAAAGAAGAAAACTGTATGGACGAAAAACTTTTACCTGCTTCGTCGAGCAAAATTACATAATCCTGAGGCTTGATGTTTCTTAAAATCAATTTGCCTTCCTTTTCTTTAATCTCAGAAACATTATGCTTTTTACTAACTTTTATTCCTTGCAATTCCTTTATTTCGAAATGTATATAATGCTTAAGCCTTTTTAAATAATCTTCAATCCCCGAATTCAGATAATCAACATTAGTTTTTCCTATGACAAGTAAAACAAATTTCATTTTAAATAATTAATTTTTATATTGCATTCTTTTTAAAATAAAAAGTATTTATTGAAACAAAAGTAGTAAATGTAATCCAAAATTTATTATGAATACAATTCGGAAGTTTTTATCAGTATTAATTCTGTTTTTTTTAAGTGTTTTATTTTGCTTGTCGCAAGATACCGGAGTTTCAGAAAAAATTAATAATTCAATAAAAACCGGAGATACCAAAGCACTTGCTCGGTTTTTCAATTCTTCTATCGAACTTGTTGTTTTAGAAAAGGAAGATGTATATAGCAAATCGCAAGCTGAATTGGTGGTTTCTAATTTTTTCAAAAAACACAAACCACTTGGTTTTTCGGTGCAACACAACGGACAATCAAAAGATTCTAAATATACTATCGGGACACTTAAAACAAATGAAGGAAATTTCAGAGTATATTATTTAACTAAGCAAATGAAAAATGGTAATCCTGCTATTTTTCTTTTGCGAATTGAGAAAAAAGACAAGTTCTAAAAAAACAAGATTGAACTTTTATAAGTTTGGAAATGAAATATTTCAGTTTATTTTTTTTTGTATTATTAATATTTCAACTCAATGCTGAGCCATCAAATTTGGATTCAATCACTGATAGCAACAAATATGAAATTTCTTTAGAGGAATTAGATTCATTGTTAGTTCCTGCCAATCCTGAACAATTGTACGACAGTACATTGATAGCTTTACAAGATAATTTCAAAATTTCGATAGCCCAAAACAACCAAAATCAACAAGCGGAATTATTACTTAAAATGGCAAATTATTATCACAAACTTGGCTATGATTACTTGTCTATAAGCAAGTTTAATGCTGCAGAAATTTTATGTATTGAAAACGATTTGCATAATATTCTAATAAATTGCTATACCCAATTATCCAGAGTAGTTCTAGAAGGTAGCAATTATTCAAAGTCAATGGAAAGCTTACTAAAAGCTCTAAGGGTTGCTGAGAAAGAAGGAATTGACGACAAGAAGGATATTATTTATTTTGGGATTGCAAAAATATATGTTGCTGCTAGAGATTATAAAAATGCTATACATTTTTTCAATGAATCGATAAAAATGTCTGATGAGTATGACAATAAATTGTGTAAGTCGGAAGCATTATTGCAATTGGGAAAAATATTGTTAGCCCAAAACAAAATGGAAGAAGCTTACCAGATATTTCAAAATTCTCTTGTTATAAGTAAAAATAGTAACGATTCTATCAGTATTTATAATTGCTACACTAAATTGTGCAACTATTATATTGAAAATGAAAACTTTGAATTAGCCCATAAATATTGCGATTCAGCATTATTAGTTACAGAGGACTTTTCAAAGCTTAATTCTTCAAGAACTTCAAGTACTTTGACATTAAAAGCATATGTATATGGTTGCCAAGGAGATTATGAAAAAACACTTACCTACAATGTATTAGCTTTCAGAGAGAGAAAAAATGCAGGATTTTTACTTCATATTTGCAGTTCTTTAAACAATTTGGGAACTACTTATCTAAAACTGAAAAACTTTAAAAAGTCAGATGATTTTTTACACAAAGCCTTGTCGTTTGCGATGTTTATGGAAAACAATCAATTTTTATTATTAGTAAACAAAAATTTATACCAGTTGTACGATACAACTAACAACACGATTGAAGCTTTTAAACATTACAAAGAATATCATAAGTATTATTCATTGATAGATGAGGAACAAAATGAGAATAATATTGATTTATTCAAAACACAATATGATTTAGAAAAACTTACACGTAGCAACGAATCATTACAACTTTCGAGAGCAAAAACATTGCAAGCCTCATTATTACTAATTAGCCTTCTTGTTGTTTCATTGCTAATTGTATTATTGTTAAGACTTTCGGCGAAACAAAAACACAACAAACAGTTAGAAAAAAACAATAAAAAAATTCTTAGCCAAAAGGAAAATCTACGTTTGTTGGTGCAAAAAATGATGCTTGCCGAAGAAAAATTCAAAACAATTATTACAAATATTGATTCTTTAATGTTAAGTGTCGATAAGGATGGAATTGTTACATTTTCTGATGGAACAGATATTTTTCACCTCAAAAAAAATATTACTGAATTTGTAGGACTATCTATGTCTGATGTTTTTGAAAACTATCCTGAAATAACCAAAGGTCTTTTAGATGCACTATCAGGAAAATCAAGCGAAGAGATTATTGAATTGAAAAATGAATTTTTTCAGGTGTGGTATTCTCCTTTGATCGACGAAATGGGAAATATTATTGGTGCAATTTCGATGATAATAGATAAAACTAATAAAATTGTTACATTAAGAAAGCTCAAAGAAAGTGAAAATAGGTACAAAAAAGTTTTCGATAATATCACAGACGGAATACTAATAGTAAACCAGCAAGGAAAAATTATTGATTTAAATGCACAAATTGCGGAAATATATGGTGGCCAGAAAGAAGAAATTTTGGGTAATAGTCGAATAGATGTTAGTATAAAAGGAAAAAATCCAAGAACAGAATTCAGAAGAATATTTTTGCAAGCATTAAAAACTTCAAAACTCGATTTCGATTTAGAATTTGTAAATAAAAAAAACGAAACGATTTATACAGAATGTTCTGCAACCACCATTAAATTAGAAGATAAAGAATTGCAGTTACTAATTTTTATTAGGGATGTTAGCGATAGAAAAAACAAAGAAAGAGAATTGGAAGACCACCGCAAACATTTGGAAGAAAAAGTTGAATATCGGACGCGGGCTCTGAAAGAAAAGTCTGTTGGTTTAGAAAAATCTCAAGAGAAGTTAGAAAGCTTATTTATAGACTTGAGTATCACTTCAAAAAAGCTTAAAAATGCAAATAGAGAATTACAATCCTTCTCATATTCTGTATCCCACGATTTGAAAGCTCCATTGCGTGCGATTGATGGATTTTCGCAAGCTATTGAAGAAGAATATTTCGAACAGCTCGACAGTGATGGCAAAGAATTTATCAAATTGATAAGAGAAAATACTCATAAAATGGGATTACTTATTCAAGATTTATTGGAGTTTTCACGAATAGGAAAATCGGATTTGAGTATGGGGAAAATTAATATGAATGAAGTATTTACAAAATCATTCAAAGAATTGTTTGTCGAAGATTTTGGAAAAGAAACGAAGTTTGTATTAAATGATTTGCCAATAATTTGTGCAGACAAAAAACAAATAATTAGGGTTGTTGAGAATCTGTTAGCGAATGCAATAAAATTTACAAAAAAGACAGAAAATCCTGAAATTGTGATAGATAGTAAAATGACAGGCAAATATATTGTATTTTCTGTAAGGGACAATGGTATTGGTTTCGATATGAAGTATGCAGAAAAAATGTTTGGAGTTTTTCAGCGTTTACATTCACCTATCGATTACGATGGAACTGGTGTTGGTCTGGCAATAGTAAAAAAAATAATTAATAAACATAATGGAAAAGTTTGGATAGAAGGAAAATTGAATGTTGGTGCGACTGTATATTTTTCAATTCCAATAAATAATTGTTAATTTTTTCGATTTTTAAAACCAAATACTTTAGCTTCTCTATGATTTTTTTATACTTTTACGATGAAAATAAATTTTGAGATGAAATATTGCGAAACAAAAATTCTTCTAATTGAAGATAATCCTAATGATATAAAATTGGCAAATCGTGCGTTCAAAAAAAATAATTTACTTGATCATGTTAAAATTATCTCTGATGGCGAAGAATCTTTAGACTATATTTTTTGCAATGGTAATTACACAGAAAATATTAATCATAAACTACAACTCATTCTCCTCGATCTGAAATTGCCAAAAGTTGATGGACTTAGCATTTTGCAGGAATTAAAATCCAATGAAAAAACTAAATCAATTCCGATCGTAATCTTAACATCATCCTGCGAAGAAAAAGACCTGATAGATGCGTATAGGCTCGGCGCAAATAGCTACATAATAAAACCAATGAAATTCGAAGATTTTGTGCGACTAATATCAAATCTTAGAAAATACTGGCTCTCCCTAAACGAGCTACCAATCGTTTTAGGAGAAAATTAAATGAAAATCTACCAAAATTTACCAATAAAATCTTTTAGCCAATGAAAATCACCAATTTAAAAATCCTGATTTTAGAAGACAACCATTCGGATGTTTTATTAATGGAACGAGAGTTAAAAAAAGGATTCAGCAATTTTACCATAAAATGGGTTGAAACGGAAGAATCTTACATTCACGAATTGTCAAACTGTGAGTACGATATTATTTTATGCGATTACAGTTTGCCTTCTTATGACGGATTGTCTGCTTTAAAATACGCAATAAAAAAGTGTCCAACAACACCATTTATAATAGTAACCGGTTCTTTAGACGAAGAGACAGCAGTGGAATTGATTTTGGCAGGAGCTTGGGATTATGTCTTGAAAGAGAAATTAATTCGTTTGACATCATCAATTAAATCTTCCTTGAAGCTGAAAAAGGAAATGGAAGAAAAAGCAATTGCCGAACAATCTCTTCGAAAAAGTGAAGTAAAATTTAGAAGAATTTTTGAAAGCTATCAAGATGTATATTACGAATCAGATCTTGAAGGAAAACTTCTTGAAATTAGCCCTTCTTGTTATGATATTTTTGGGTATTCGAGAAAAGAGCTTTTAGGAACAAGCATAGAAAAACTTTATAAAAATGAAAATGATAGTAGTATATTTTTCCATAAATTGAAAGAAGAGAGAATGCTAAACGATTATGAACTTCAAATGATTCATAAAAATGGAAAAATATTTCCATGCTCCGTATCGGCAAAACTCACTACTATCGACAATAATTCTATCAGTGTAATAGGTTCCCTTCGAAATATTTCTGCAAGAAAATCGGCTGAGTACGAACTGATAATGACTAAAGAAAAAGTTGAAGAGTCGGATAGACTAAAGTCTGTGTTTCTTTCAATTATGTCTCACGAACTAAGAACTCCCCTGAATGCAATTATTGGATTCTCAGATGTTATTACAAAAAATTCAAATATAGACGACATTGTATATTTCAATTCATTGATAAACAAAAATGGAAAAAGCTTACTATCAATTATTGACGAAATATTCCATGTGTCCTCAATTTATGGTAAAAATGTAAAACTTTCTAACGATAAATTTTTTCTTAGCGATATTTTTAATAAAATTTATGAAACAAACGTAGAAGAACTTCTTAATGTTGGAAAACAAAATATAAAGCTTACTGTTTCTCATTGCAAAATTACTAAAGATCAGTATGTTATAACAGATAAAGTAAAACTCAAAAGAGTATTAATGATTTTAGTAAATAATGCAATCAAGTTTACTGAATCGGGTTCTGTCGAATTTGGTTACGAAATGCAAGCAGATAAGCAATTTTTGTTTTTTATTAAAGACACTGGTTGTGGTATTCCGCCGGAAAAGCACGATATGATTTATGACGGTTTCAGGCTTGGAGACGAGTCTCACTCAAGAAAACATGGTGGCATTGGATTAGGCTTGCATATTGTTAAAAAAGTTGTTGAACTTTTGGGTGGTGAAATATTCTTTAAAACTAAAGTTAATAAAAGTACAGAATTCTATTTTTATCTGAAGTTGCCAATCATAAAACAGCAAAAAGCTAAGATAGAAAAAAAATCTGATGAAAATATTAAATGGGAAAACACTAATTTGTTAGTTGTAGATGATCATTACTCAAGTGTAGAATTAGTGAAGATAATATTGAAAAAAACAGGAATTAATATTGGTGTTGCAATAGACGGAGAAGAAGGCGTAAAATTTTGTAACGAAAATCAAAATACCGACATTGTTCTGATGGATATAAAAATGCCGCATTTAGATGGTTATAATGCAACAAAAGCTATTAAGAGATTGCATGAAAACATAATAATTATTGCTACAACTGCATATGCTTTGGTGGGCGATAGAGAGAGGGCTATAGAAGCCGGCTGCGACGATTATGTTCCAAAACCAATAAATTCTGTTGAACTAATAGAAACTATAGGAAAATATATTGATTCAAAATAGTGGCTCTAAGAAAGCGACAATAACAGCCTTACTCTTATGTTTAGATCAGTCATTTACAAAAGTAAACTCCTGATTCTAAACATTTCGAAAGCCTTGTTCTTGCCGCTTTCTTTAAACCCACTTCAAAAAAAGTGAGTTTCCATAGAAATAACAAATAGCCCAGTTTACAAAATGTGAAATAAAATTGAAACTATAAAAATATTTTCAATAGTTCAATTTCTTGTTTTTCCCAACAAAATTCTTTGGCTGCTTTAATTAGATCGTTTTTCCAGATTTTTCTTAAATCATTAGAATCTAACATCTTTAAAATTGAAGCTGCAATATGCTCAGGTTCATGGCTTTTTATCTGCAAACCAATATTGTATTTTTTGTATATCAAATCAATTTCAGCTAATGAAGAAGCCAAAACCGGAACGCCTGCCTGGATGTAATCAAATATTTTATTTGGCAATGCATATTGATAGTTTAGATTTGTATTTTCTTCGAGCGACACTCCAATTGAAGCAATTTTTGTGTAAGCGGGCAAATGATAATATGGAATTTTTCCTATGAATTTTACCTTCTCGTCAAGTTTCAAATTTTTTGTTAATTGTTTCAGTTGCAAACTAATATCTCCATCCCCAATAATTAGCAAGACAGCATTCTCAATAAACTGCATTGCTTTGATCATGCTTTCCAAACCACGATCTACATTCAGACTTCCCTGATACAAAACAACTTTTTTCCCTTCCGGGATATCTATTTTTTTATTTGAATTTTGAATATTTGTTTTCTCGCAGATAGGATAATTT
It includes:
- the rlmH gene encoding 23S rRNA (pseudouridine(1915)-N(3))-methyltransferase RlmH, encoding MKFVLLVIGKTNVDYLNSGIEDYLKRLKHYIHFEIKELQGIKVSKKHNVSEIKEKEGKLILRNIKPQDYVILLDEAGKSFSSIQFSSFVENKTVSQNKNVVFVVGGAFGFSKEIYDRANDKISMSKMTFSHQFIRLLFVEQLYRALTIIKGEPYHNQ
- a CDS encoding DUF4783 domain-containing protein, with product MNTIRKFLSVLILFFLSVLFCLSQDTGVSEKINNSIKTGDTKALARFFNSSIELVVLEKEDVYSKSQAELVVSNFFKKHKPLGFSVQHNGQSKDSKYTIGTLKTNEGNFRVYYLTKQMKNGNPAIFLLRIEKKDKF
- a CDS encoding PAS domain S-box protein, with translation MDSITDSNKYEISLEELDSLLVPANPEQLYDSTLIALQDNFKISIAQNNQNQQAELLLKMANYYHKLGYDYLSISKFNAAEILCIENDLHNILINCYTQLSRVVLEGSNYSKSMESLLKALRVAEKEGIDDKKDIIYFGIAKIYVAARDYKNAIHFFNESIKMSDEYDNKLCKSEALLQLGKILLAQNKMEEAYQIFQNSLVISKNSNDSISIYNCYTKLCNYYIENENFELAHKYCDSALLVTEDFSKLNSSRTSSTLTLKAYVYGCQGDYEKTLTYNVLAFRERKNAGFLLHICSSLNNLGTTYLKLKNFKKSDDFLHKALSFAMFMENNQFLLLVNKNLYQLYDTTNNTIEAFKHYKEYHKYYSLIDEEQNENNIDLFKTQYDLEKLTRSNESLQLSRAKTLQASLLLISLLVVSLLIVLLLRLSAKQKHNKQLEKNNKKILSQKENLRLLVQKMMLAEEKFKTIITNIDSLMLSVDKDGIVTFSDGTDIFHLKKNITEFVGLSMSDVFENYPEITKGLLDALSGKSSEEIIELKNEFFQVWYSPLIDEMGNIIGAISMIIDKTNKIVTLRKLKESENRYKKVFDNITDGILIVNQQGKIIDLNAQIAEIYGGQKEEILGNSRIDVSIKGKNPRTEFRRIFLQALKTSKLDFDLEFVNKKNETIYTECSATTIKLEDKELQLLIFIRDVSDRKNKERELEDHRKHLEEKVEYRTRALKEKSVGLEKSQEKLESLFIDLSITSKKLKNANRELQSFSYSVSHDLKAPLRAIDGFSQAIEEEYFEQLDSDGKEFIKLIRENTHKMGLLIQDLLEFSRIGKSDLSMGKINMNEVFTKSFKELFVEDFGKETKFVLNDLPIICADKKQIIRVVENLLANAIKFTKKTENPEIVIDSKMTGKYIVFSVRDNGIGFDMKYAEKMFGVFQRLHSPIDYDGTGVGLAIVKKIINKHNGKVWIEGKLNVGATVYFSIPINNC
- a CDS encoding response regulator, whose product is MKYCETKILLIEDNPNDIKLANRAFKKNNLLDHVKIISDGEESLDYIFCNGNYTENINHKLQLILLDLKLPKVDGLSILQELKSNEKTKSIPIVILTSSCEEKDLIDAYRLGANSYIIKPMKFEDFVRLISNLRKYWLSLNELPIVLGEN
- a CDS encoding response regulator, with the protein product MKITNLKILILEDNHSDVLLMERELKKGFSNFTIKWVETEESYIHELSNCEYDIILCDYSLPSYDGLSALKYAIKKCPTTPFIIVTGSLDEETAVELILAGAWDYVLKEKLIRLTSSIKSSLKLKKEMEEKAIAEQSLRKSEVKFRRIFESYQDVYYESDLEGKLLEISPSCYDIFGYSRKELLGTSIEKLYKNENDSSIFFHKLKEERMLNDYELQMIHKNGKIFPCSVSAKLTTIDNNSISVIGSLRNISARKSAEYELIMTKEKVEESDRLKSVFLSIMSHELRTPLNAIIGFSDVITKNSNIDDIVYFNSLINKNGKSLLSIIDEIFHVSSIYGKNVKLSNDKFFLSDIFNKIYETNVEELLNVGKQNIKLTVSHCKITKDQYVITDKVKLKRVLMILVNNAIKFTESGSVEFGYEMQADKQFLFFIKDTGCGIPPEKHDMIYDGFRLGDESHSRKHGGIGLGLHIVKKVVELLGGEIFFKTKVNKSTEFYFYLKLPIIKQQKAKIEKKSDENIKWENTNLLVVDDHYSSVELVKIILKKTGINIGVAIDGEEGVKFCNENQNTDIVLMDIKMPHLDGYNATKAIKRLHENIIIIATTAYALVGDRERAIEAGCDDYVPKPINSVELIETIGKYIDSK
- a CDS encoding glycosyltransferase, with the protein product MNKAKKIIISVTNDLVADQRVHKVAQSLVKNNFDVLVVGRKLPNSQELKRQSYETKRMKLLFTKTAFFYAEYNLRLFFFLIFRKADIFLANDLDTLAANYFASILKKTKLVYDSHEYFTEVPELKNRKSVRKIWLSIEKFIVPKIKHSYTVCQSLAKIFSEKYGINMQIIKNYPICEKTNIQNSNKKIDIPEGKKVVLYQGSLNVDRGLESMIKAMQFIENAVLLIIGDGDISLQLKQLTKNLKLDEKVKFIGKIPYYHLPAYTKIASIGVSLEENTNLNYQYALPNKIFDYIQAGVPVLASSLAEIDLIYKKYNIGLQIKSHEPEHIAASILKMLDSNDLRKIWKNDLIKAAKEFCWEKQEIELLKIFL